One genomic window of Bicyclus anynana chromosome 10, ilBicAnyn1.1, whole genome shotgun sequence includes the following:
- the LOC112050688 gene encoding uncharacterized protein LOC112050688, with translation MHDTIVRLADVWKTCNKIRAAAFRVGLNLWDWYRPLDPEGNSLISESKFVSILAGPLRAVLGLSDAEVAQLADYFRAQDGRVLYHQLCQIIHGEDAGGRDKTSADCLLEACPPPPEPQCHKLDQWQTRRLCCLLATIAQRDLPLKPYFQDYELVAKNDGRITFAHFARILDYIGVIVTPEDFNLLVRRFIKDSYTLDYVEFIKAVDAVKKEGIQGLGPAYNNPKAVIDTTLPKLVRPEIDAGVPVSKLGPSDVFHPALEPPKPTRQLLDLMMRVQEYVLQRRIRVSEFFRDYDPLNCGRIARQQFRRALDAIGLGSIMSNAEAMCIIQHYVDPNDPDRVCWRTFEDDCDQVFAIKELEKHPNVVAGATAEAVAELPARGSAAERGGQPDSELDLAQTALLRVRAACKERSIDLRPSFGDHDEHNNGHVSRAQVRRVLARLGVLPTPAQLRALEQRYLDDCGFSYVALLDELEERPVESATIASPSVAVRGPHSHAADPRETDIVHILAKIKGKMVREGLRPRDFIAQFDKQRELVVPRADFYRGLATAGLALTPLEMDTLMEVFCAPGRRRYIEYERFCATVGEALTQSGLERAPLLQPVPHIPTIDSPLNYLNFEERNIVAGALSKLAKFPDQLSNILEVFKDSDKERCGTIPRGAVERALCRRGLLSLVSARERDLIYKCFGYRRGCGDEVNYRGLCNALDILHATSSAQPC, from the exons ATGCATGATACg ATAGTACGCCTGGCGGATGTCTGGAAGACTTGCAACAAGATCCGCGCCGCAGCCTTCCGGGTGGGCCTTAATCTGTGGGACTGGTACCGGCCCCTGGATCCTGAGGGCAACTCCCTGATTTCTG AGTCCAAGTTCGTGTCAATCCTCGCGGGCCCGCTACGCGCGGTGCTGGGCCTGTCTGATGCTGAAGTGGCTCAACTAGCCGACTACTTCCGCGCGCAGGACGGCCGCGTGCTCTATCACCAGCTCTGCCAGATCATACATGGAGAAG ATGCTGGCGGTCGAGATAAGACGTCAGCAGATTGCCTCCTCGAAGCATGCCCTCCGCCGCCAGAACCACAGTGCCACAAGCTGGACCAGTGGCAGACGCGCCGCCTGTGCTGTCTGCTCGCCACCATCGCACAACGAGACCTACCACTGAAGCCTTATTTCCAGGATTATGAACTT GTAGCCAAAAATGACGGGCGTATAACCTTCGCTCATTTCGCTCGCATTCTGGACTACATCGGCGTGATTGTCACCCCCGAGGACTTCAACCTGCTGGTGCGCCGGTTCATCAAGGACTCTTACACCTTGGACTACGTGGAGTTCATCAAAGCCGTTGATGCTGTCAAGAAGGAGGGTATCCAAGGACTGGGGCCA GCGTACAATAACCCGAAAGCAGTGATCGATACAACATTGCCTAAGCTGGTCCGACCGGAGATCGACGCAGGGGTGCCTGTATCGAAGTTGGGACCCTCAGATGTCTTCCATCCAGCGCTGGAGCCACCCAAGCCGACGCGACAGCTCCTCGATCTGATGATGCGCGTCCAGGAGTATGTTCTGCAACGGCGGATAAGAGTTTCCGAGTTCTTCAGA gACTACGACCCGTTGAACTGCGGTCGCATAGCCCGCCAGCAGTTCCGACGCGCGCTGGACGCGATCGGTCTCGGCAGCATCATGAGCAACGCCGAGGCGATGTGCATCATCCAGCACTACGTGGACCCCAACGACCCCGACCGCGTCTGCTGGCGGACCTTCGAGGACGACTGTGATCAAG TATTCGCAATAAAAGAGCTAGAGAAACACCCAAATGTGGTGGCCGGTGCTACAGCGGAGGCAGTGGCCGAGCTGCCAGCACGGGGATCAGCGGCGGAGCGCGGCGGGCAGCCGGACAGCGAGCTCGACCTAGCGCAGACGGCGCTGCTGCGAGTGCGCGCGGCTTGTAAGGAGCGCTCCATCGACTTGAGACCTTCGTTCGGGGACCACGATGA ACATAACAACGGGCACGTGTCACGCGCTCAAGTACGGCGCGTGCTGGCGCGGCTCGGCGTGCTGCCGACGCCGGCGCAGCTCCGGGCACTCGAGCAGCGCTACCTCGACGACTGCGGGTTCAGCTACGTGGCGCTGCTGGATGAG CTGGAAGAGAGACCGGTAGAGAGCGCCACCATCGCCAGCCCGTCGGTGGCAGTGCGCGGCCCTCACTCTCACGCCGCCGACCCGCGCGAGACGGACATTGTTCACATCCTCGCTAAAATTAAAGGGAAG ATGGTACGTGAAGGCCTACGTCCGCGGGACTTCATTGCTCAGTTCGACAAGCAGAGGGAGTTGGTCGTGCCGCGTGCTGACTTCTACCGCGGCCTTGCCACCGCCGGGCTGGCCTTGACGCCTCTTGAAATGGATACCCTCATGGAAGT GTTTTGCGCTCCTGGTCGTCGACGCTACATCGAGTACGAGAGATTCTGCGCAACCGTGGGCGAAGCCCTAACGCAGAGTGGTCTAGAACGAGCTCCCTTGTTGCAACCCGTCCCACACATCCCCACCATTGACTCCCCGCTCAACTACCTAAACTTTGAGGAGCGTAACATAGTCGCCGGCGCGCTATCCAAACTGGCGAAGTTCCCCGATCAGCTGTCCAACATACTGGAGGTTTTCAAG GATTCTGACAAAGAGCGTTGTGGCACGATACCGCGAGGAGCAGTGGAGCGCGCCCTCTGCAGGCGCGGACTACTGTCGCTTGTGTCAGCTCGCGAGAGAGATCTCATCTACAAGTGCTTTGGCTACAGAAGAGGTTGTGGAGACGAG GTAAACTACAGAGGTCTGTGCAATGCTCTAGACATCCTTCATGCAACTTCCAGTGCGCAGCCATGTTGA